One window from the genome of Erwinia sorbitola encodes:
- the tatA gene encoding twin-arginine translocase TatA/TatE family subunit, with protein sequence MGGITLPHLLIIAVLVVLLFGTKKLRSLGSDLGSSIKGFKKAMSDEDDKEKDKANANDADFNAKLADQQHTEAKKEDVKNDKV encoded by the coding sequence ATGGGTGGCATTACACTTCCACACTTGTTGATCATCGCCGTACTGGTGGTTCTGTTGTTCGGTACCAAGAAACTGCGTTCGTTGGGTTCCGATCTCGGTTCGTCAATCAAAGGCTTTAAAAAAGCGATGAGTGATGAAGATGACAAAGAGAAAGACAAAGCGAATGCTAACGATGCTGATTTCAATGCCAAACTGGCTGACCAACAGCATACAGAAGCGAAGAAAGAAGACGTCAAGAACGACAAGGTATAA
- the ubiB gene encoding ubiquinone biosynthesis regulatory protein kinase UbiB, giving the protein MTFGELRRLYLIIRVFLSYGLDELIPKMRLTLPLRLGRKCLFWMPNRHKDKPLGERLRLALEQLGPVWIKFGQMMSTRRDLFPPLIADQLAMLQDRVAPFDGAKALKLIEQSLGAPIDTQFDDFNIVPLASASIAQVHTATLKENGREVVIKVIRPDILPVIKADMRLIYRLARWVPRLLPDGRRLRPREVVADYEKTLLDELNLLREAANAIQLRRNFDQSRMLYVPEIYSDYCSENMLVMERIYGIPISDVVTLEQHGVNMKLLAERGVQVFFTQVFRDSFFHADMHPGNIFVSYEHPEDPQYIGIDCGIVGSLNKEDKRYLAENFIAFFNRDYRKVAELHVDSGWVPPDTNVEDFEFAIRTVCEPIFEKPLAEISFGHVLLNLFNTARRFNMEVQPQLVLLQKTLLYVEGVGRQLYPQLDLWKTAKPFLEEWIKDQVGIPAIVRALKEKAPFWAEKLPELPELFYDSLRQHKQLRHSVDRLANDLKGERAKQHQSRYLFGVGATLLLSGTAILLSRPEWDMLSAGLMAAGAVAWLVGWRRTN; this is encoded by the coding sequence ATGACCTTCGGTGAACTACGTCGTCTTTACCTGATTATTCGCGTTTTCCTCAGCTACGGGCTGGATGAACTGATTCCCAAAATGCGCCTGACTCTGCCACTGCGGTTGGGGCGGAAATGCCTGTTCTGGATGCCAAATCGCCATAAAGATAAACCGCTTGGCGAGCGCTTACGACTGGCGCTGGAACAGTTAGGGCCAGTATGGATTAAATTTGGTCAGATGATGTCGACGCGCCGGGATCTGTTTCCGCCGTTGATCGCCGATCAGTTAGCCATGTTGCAGGATCGTGTTGCGCCATTTGATGGTGCTAAAGCACTCAAGCTGATTGAGCAGTCGCTGGGTGCGCCTATCGACACTCAGTTCGATGACTTTAATATTGTCCCACTGGCCTCGGCCTCTATTGCTCAGGTTCACACAGCAACGCTAAAAGAGAATGGCCGTGAAGTGGTGATCAAAGTGATCCGTCCGGACATTCTGCCGGTAATCAAAGCAGATATGCGGCTGATCTACCGTCTTGCCCGCTGGGTGCCGCGCCTGCTCCCTGATGGTCGCCGCCTGCGTCCACGTGAAGTGGTGGCCGACTATGAAAAAACACTGCTCGACGAGTTGAATCTGCTGCGCGAAGCCGCGAATGCCATCCAGCTAAGACGCAACTTCGACCAGAGCCGGATGCTGTATGTACCGGAAATCTATTCGGACTATTGCAGCGAAAATATGCTGGTGATGGAGCGTATTTACGGTATTCCGATCTCCGACGTGGTCACGCTGGAACAGCACGGCGTAAATATGAAGCTGCTGGCTGAACGCGGTGTTCAGGTGTTCTTTACCCAGGTGTTCCGTGACAGCTTTTTCCATGCTGATATGCATCCGGGTAACATTTTCGTCAGCTATGAACACCCGGAAGATCCACAATATATCGGCATTGACTGCGGCATTGTTGGTTCGTTGAATAAAGAAGATAAGCGCTATCTGGCCGAAAACTTTATCGCCTTCTTCAATCGTGATTATCGCAAGGTAGCCGAGCTACACGTTGATTCTGGCTGGGTACCGCCGGATACCAATGTGGAAGATTTTGAATTCGCCATTCGCACCGTGTGTGAGCCGATTTTCGAAAAACCGCTGGCAGAAATTTCATTTGGGCATGTGCTGCTTAACCTGTTTAACACGGCACGTCGCTTTAATATGGAAGTTCAGCCTCAGCTGGTACTATTGCAGAAAACTCTGCTCTATGTAGAAGGCGTAGGCCGCCAGCTCTATCCGCAGCTGGATTTGTGGAAAACGGCTAAACCATTCCTTGAAGAGTGGATTAAAGATCAGGTAGGTATTCCTGCCATCGTACGTGCGCTGAAAGAGAAAGCGCCGTTCTGGGCAGAAAAATTGCCGGAGCTGCCGGAGCTGTTTTATGACAGCCTGCGTCAGCATAAGCAGTTGCGGCACAGCGTGGATCGGCTGGCTAACGATCTGAAAGGAGAGCGCGCAAAGCAGCATCAATCGCGTTATCTGTTTGGCGTCGGGGCAACATTACTGCTTAGTGGCACAGCGATTCTGCTGTCGCGCCCTGAATGGGATATGCTCTCTGCGGGCCTGATGGCAGCAGGGGCCGTAGCCTGGCTGGTTGGCTGGCGCAGAACAAACTGA